The Cyclopterus lumpus isolate fCycLum1 chromosome 6, fCycLum1.pri, whole genome shotgun sequence genome contains a region encoding:
- the LOC117731934 gene encoding extensin-like gives MNQPSPMAAMTTYNPTSPMNQSSPMAPMTTYNPTATMNQPSPMAAMTTYNPTSPMNQSSPMAPMTTYNPTATMNQPSPMPHGPHDHLQPHSHDEPTQPHGHHDHLQPHISYEPTQPHGPHDHVQPHSHDEPTQPHGRHDHLQPHISYEPTQPHGPHDHVQPHSHDEPTQPHGRHDHLQPHISYEPIQPHGPHDHLQPHSHDEPTQPHGPHDHLQPHISYEPTQQHAPITTYNPTAPMPPMTTYNPTAPMAPMTTYYPTAPMTQPSPMAPMTTYNPTAPMTQPSPMAPMTTYNPTAPMTQPSPMAPMTTYNLTAPLNQPSPMAPMPTYNPTSSMTQPSPMAAMTTYNPTSPMNQPSPMAPMTTYNPTSPSNQPSSMPPMAPMAPMMMYNPTATMSQPSSMAAMTTYNPRTPMPQSSSMPPMTTYNLTAPMNQPSPMAPMTTYNQRTPMALPSTMPPMTMYNQRTPMAIPSTMAPMTVYNHPTLAPVGIFMPPMAMSDTMSPMSSVPFSTPPVPKSAIDMNAPMDLSTQPTYVPKYGFLP, from the exons ATGAACCAACCCAGCCCCATGGCCGCCATGACCACCTACAACCCCACATCTCCTATGAACCAATCCAGCCCCATGGCCCCCATGACCACCTACAACCCCACAGCCACGATGAACCAACCCAGCCCCATGGCCGCCATGACCACCTACAACCCCACATCTCCTATGAACCAATCCAGCCCCATGGCCCCCATGACCACGTACAACCCCACAGCCACGATGAACCAACCCAGCCCCATG CCCCATGGCCCCCATGACCACCTACAACCCCACAGCCACGATGAACCAACCCAGCCCCATGGCCACCATGACCACCTACAACCCCACATCTCCTATGAACCAACCCAGCCCCATGGCCCCCATGACCACGTACAACCCCACAGCCACGATGAACCAACCCAGCCCCATGGCCGCCATGACCACCTACAACCCCACATCTCCTATGAACCAACCCAGCCCCATGGCCCCCATGACCACGTACAACCCCACAGCCACGATGAACCAACCCAGCCCCATGGCCGCCATGACCACCTACAACCCCACATCTCCTATGAACCAATCCAGCCCCATGGCCCCCATGACCACCTACAACCCCACAGCCACGATGAACCAACCCAGCCCCATGGCCCCCATGACCACCTACAACCCCACATCTCCTATGAACCAACCCAGCAGCATGCCCCCATAACAACGTATAACCCCACAGCCCCCATGCCCCCCATGACAACGTATAACCCCACAGCCCCCATGGCCCCCATGACAACGTATTACCCCACAGCCCCTATGACCCAACCCAGCCCAATGGCCCCCATGACAACGTATAACCCCACAGCCCCTATGACCCAACCCAGCCCCATGGCCCCCATGACAACGTATAACCCCACAGCCCCTATGACCCAACCCAGCCCCATGGCCCCCATGACGACGTATAACCTCACAGCCCCATTGAACCAACCCAGCCCCATGGCCCCCATGCCCACCTACAACCCCACATCTTCTATGACCCAACCCAGCCCCATGGCCGCCATGACCACCTACAACCCCACATCTCCTATGAACCAACCCAGCCCCATGGCCCCCATGACCACTTACAACCCCACATCTCCTAGTAACCAACCCAGCAGCATGCCCCCCATGGCCCCCATGGCCCCCATGATGATGTATAACCCCACAGCCACTATGAGCCAACCTAGCAGCATGGCCGCCATGACCACGTACAACCCCAGAACTCCTATGCCTCAATCCAGCAGCATGCCCCCCATGACGACGTATAACCTCACAGCCCCGATGAACCAACCCAGCCCCATGGCCCCCATGACAACATATAACCAAAGAACTCCTATGGCCCTACCCAGCACCATGCCCCCCATGACAATGTATAACCAAAGAACTCCTATGGCCATACCCAGCACCATGGCTCCCATGACAGTGTATAACCACCCAACTCTCGCTCCTGTCGGCATTTTCATGCCCCCCATGGCAATGTCTGATACCATGTCCCCAATGTCCTCAGTCCCTTTTTCCACCCCTCCAGTCCCCAAATCTGCCATAGACATGAATGCCCCGATGGATCTCTCAACACAACCCACATATGTACCAAAATATGGCTTTTTACCCTAA
- the LOC117732595 gene encoding mixed lineage kinase domain-like protein isoform X2, translating into MDFIEPILGIASEIYSLVEKVKANKKRSRRVCCRVKALDELVRSIKKREPGQTTAEVETALRELSFTLKSAKALIEKYTLAKWVKRFLNAGDHEDEFNSLNERLNDAFQVLSGALQLEQSAVLRQVFEMASREKEDEVDRKEDDAEMQKLLLHYMKEQQEKTDAMQKEMEYIKLNVEKVVAILNKPSITDEDIRMIKPHELKYGYPKKPFMTTPTSEVYKGEYRRFPVAIKRYTDTIDTSLSELREVFKKDVDTMQRFESPNILRMFGICVQDEDGPSPQFLIVMEYCEKGSLRQVLDSEGLSLSWTTKACMCRDAARGLYRLHHTEEKSKVHGCINSNKFLVADGNIVKLGGFELAKTETSLRKLTKNKVSKITRSLSYSSPQMLDDINYINNTACEIYSLGIVLWEVATGRRPFDGWSNKDIYKKVCKEEFMEELPHDCPKGLADLINACRAHDSFQRPSAGVLVDMLQSVVAELERS; encoded by the exons ATGGACTTCATTGAGCCCATCCTGGGCATTGCCTCAGAGATCTACAGCCTGGTTGAGAAGGTGAAGGCCAACAAGAAGCGCAGCCGGCGCGTTTGTTGCCGAGTCAAAGCCCTGGACGAGCTGGTGAGGTCCATCAAAAAGAGGGAGCCGGGACAAACCACCGCCGAGGTGGAGACGGCCCTCAGGGAACTCTCCTTCACCCTGAAGTCGGCCAAGGCGCTCATCGAGAAGTACACTCTGGCCAAGTGGGTGAAGCGCTTCCTGAATGCCGGCGATCACGAAGACGAGTTCAACAGCTTGAACGAACGCCTCAACGACGCCTTCCAGGTCCTGTCCGGCGCCCTGCAGCTGGAGCAGAGCGCCGTGCTGCGCCAGGTGTTCGAGATGGCCtccagagagaaggaagacGAAGTGGACCGGAAGGAGGACGACGCCGAAATGCAGAAAC TGCTTCTGCACTACATGAAAGAGCAGCAGGAGAAAACAGATGCCATGCAGAAAGAAATGGAATACATCAAACTCAACGTGGAAAAGGTCGTCGCAATCT TGAACAAGCCCAGCATCACTGATGAAGACATCCGGATGATCAAACCACACGAGCTGAAATACGGATACCCCAAAAAGCCCTTCATGACAACACCGACCTCCGAGGTCTACAAAGGAGAGTACCGCCGGTTCCCGGTGGCCATCAAGAGATACACCGACACTATTGACACCAGCCTGAG CGAGTTGCGGGAGGTTTTCAAGAAGGACGTCGACACCATGCAGCGGTTTGAGTCGCCCAACATCCTGCGAATGTTTGGCATCTGTGTGCAGGACGAGGACG GACCCAGCCCTCAGTTCCTCATCGTCATGGAGTACTGCGAGAAGGGAAGTCTCCGTCAGGTTCTGGACTCAGAAGGTCTCAGTCTGTCCTGGACCACGAAAGCTTGTATGTGTCGGGACGCGGCGCGAGGACTCTACCG GCTGCACCACACTGAAGAGAAATCAAAGGTTCACGGATGCATCAACAGCAACAAGTTCCTGGTGGCTGACGGCAACATAGTGAAG ctgGGAGGCTTTGAGCTGGCCAAAACTGAGACGTCGCTGAGGAAGCTGACGAAGAACAAAGTTTCCAAAATTACGAGGTCCCTGAGCTACTCGTCTCCACAGATGCTGGACGACATCAACTACATCAACAACACGGCGTGCGAGATCTACAG CTTAGGAATCGTCCTGTGGGAAGTGGCAACGGGCAGAAGACCTTTTGATG GTTGGTCAAACAAGGACATCTATAAGAAAGTGTGCAAAGAGGAATTCATGGAGGAGCTCCCCCACGATTGTCCCAAAGGACTGGCGGATCTGATCAACGCCTGTCGGGCCCACGACAGCTTCCAGAGACCTTCTGCTGGAG TGCTGGTGGATATGCTGCAAAGCGTGGTGGCCGAGTTGGAGAGGTCGTaa
- the LOC117732595 gene encoding mixed lineage kinase domain-like protein isoform X1 produces the protein MDFIEPILGIASEIYSLVEKVKANKKRSRRVCCRVKALDELVRSIKKREPGQTTAEVETALRELSFTLKSAKALIEKYTLAKWVKRFLNAGDHEDEFNSLNERLNDAFQVLSGALQLEQSAVLRQVFEMASREKEDEVDRKEDDAEMQKLLLHYMKEQQEKTDAMQKEMEYIKLNVEKVVAILNKPSITDEDIRMIKPHELKYGYPKKPFMTTPTSEVYKGEYRRFPVAIKRYTDTIDTSLSELREVFKKDVDTMQRFESPNILRMFGICVQDEDGPSPQFLIVMEYCEKGSLRQVLDSEGLSLSWTTKACMCRDAARGLYRLHHTEEKSKVHGCINSNKFLVADGNIVKLGGFELAKTETSLRKLTKNKVSKITRSLSYSSPQMLDDINYINNTACEIYSLGIVLWEVATGRRPFDGWSNKDIYKKVCKEEFMEELPHDCPKGLADLINACRAHDSFQRPSAGGSSQPRPSPPCLDLVEHLKVFMRSVGVCVT, from the exons ATGGACTTCATTGAGCCCATCCTGGGCATTGCCTCAGAGATCTACAGCCTGGTTGAGAAGGTGAAGGCCAACAAGAAGCGCAGCCGGCGCGTTTGTTGCCGAGTCAAAGCCCTGGACGAGCTGGTGAGGTCCATCAAAAAGAGGGAGCCGGGACAAACCACCGCCGAGGTGGAGACGGCCCTCAGGGAACTCTCCTTCACCCTGAAGTCGGCCAAGGCGCTCATCGAGAAGTACACTCTGGCCAAGTGGGTGAAGCGCTTCCTGAATGCCGGCGATCACGAAGACGAGTTCAACAGCTTGAACGAACGCCTCAACGACGCCTTCCAGGTCCTGTCCGGCGCCCTGCAGCTGGAGCAGAGCGCCGTGCTGCGCCAGGTGTTCGAGATGGCCtccagagagaaggaagacGAAGTGGACCGGAAGGAGGACGACGCCGAAATGCAGAAAC TGCTTCTGCACTACATGAAAGAGCAGCAGGAGAAAACAGATGCCATGCAGAAAGAAATGGAATACATCAAACTCAACGTGGAAAAGGTCGTCGCAATCT TGAACAAGCCCAGCATCACTGATGAAGACATCCGGATGATCAAACCACACGAGCTGAAATACGGATACCCCAAAAAGCCCTTCATGACAACACCGACCTCCGAGGTCTACAAAGGAGAGTACCGCCGGTTCCCGGTGGCCATCAAGAGATACACCGACACTATTGACACCAGCCTGAG CGAGTTGCGGGAGGTTTTCAAGAAGGACGTCGACACCATGCAGCGGTTTGAGTCGCCCAACATCCTGCGAATGTTTGGCATCTGTGTGCAGGACGAGGACG GACCCAGCCCTCAGTTCCTCATCGTCATGGAGTACTGCGAGAAGGGAAGTCTCCGTCAGGTTCTGGACTCAGAAGGTCTCAGTCTGTCCTGGACCACGAAAGCTTGTATGTGTCGGGACGCGGCGCGAGGACTCTACCG GCTGCACCACACTGAAGAGAAATCAAAGGTTCACGGATGCATCAACAGCAACAAGTTCCTGGTGGCTGACGGCAACATAGTGAAG ctgGGAGGCTTTGAGCTGGCCAAAACTGAGACGTCGCTGAGGAAGCTGACGAAGAACAAAGTTTCCAAAATTACGAGGTCCCTGAGCTACTCGTCTCCACAGATGCTGGACGACATCAACTACATCAACAACACGGCGTGCGAGATCTACAG CTTAGGAATCGTCCTGTGGGAAGTGGCAACGGGCAGAAGACCTTTTGATG GTTGGTCAAACAAGGACATCTATAAGAAAGTGTGCAAAGAGGAATTCATGGAGGAGCTCCCCCACGATTGTCCCAAAGGACTGGCGGATCTGATCAACGCCTGTCGGGCCCACGACAGCTTCCAGAGACCTTCTGCTGGAGGTAGCTCACAACCACGTCCATCACCACCCTGTTTAGATTTAGTGGAGCATTTGAAGGTTTTTATGAGGtcagttggtgtttgtgtaACGTAG
- the LOC117731933 gene encoding mucin-2-like, which translates to MAGMDLNLSPVDLTLNLCSTIYQMAENATANKKRCQQVAQRVKSQEGLVHTVKQKEPSVISETVENALKELCSTLKSGKTLMEKLSSGLVESSSYEDEFSNLNEMLTDNFQVLSRVILINQGHPKHQGYETVGGKTRTSHTTPLLETMPPLKTQNPTDAIPQPSTKPHKAMHSPTDAKPQLCTKPPKTTHNTTDAKPQLRTKSPKTMHNPTGAEPQLRTKPPKTTHNPTDAKPQLRTKSSKTMLNPTDAKSQLSTKPPKTTHNPTDAKPQLRTKSSKTMLNPTDAKSQLSTKPHKTTHNPTDAKPQLRTKSSKTMLNPTDAKSQLSTKPPKTMHNPTDTMPQPSTMPPKTTDSPPDTMPQPSTMPPNMTDSPLDTIPQPRTMLPMTTFYPTVAMPQPSTMPPMTTHSPTDAMPQPSIMPPNMTDSPPDTMPQPSTMPLNMTDSPPDTMPQPSTMLPMTMYYPTVAMPQTNTMSPMTMYYPTVAMPQTNTMSPMTTHNPTAPMLQPSTIFQSPMPTMTMCHPTVPVPFGWVIPSMAMSNSMSPRSSIPFPTLTVPNSDMDTMEKLSLGLEESNSDGNEFSNVDKMLTDNFQVLSGALLIDQENVSHQMYETVEEPCAHHVSPYISCSRRLVHSLCCYV; encoded by the exons ATGGCTGGCATGGATCTAAACCTGTCCCCAGTGGATTTGACCTTGAACCTATGTTCAACAATCTACCAGATGGCTGAGAATGCGACTGCCAACAAGAAGCGCTGCCAACAAGTCGCCCAGAGAGTCAAATCACAGGAGGGACTGGTTCATACCGTGAAACAAAAGGAGCCTAGCGTAATCTCTGAGACTGTGGAGAACGCTCTGAAGGAACTCTGCAGCACTCTGAAATCTGGCAAGACGCTGATGGAGAAACTTTCTTCCGGCTTGGTGGAGTCTAGCAGCTACGAAGACGAGTTCTCCAATCTGAACGAAATGCTCACTGATAACTTCCAGGTTCTGTCAAGGGTTATTCTGATTAACCAGGGACACCCGAAGCATCAAGGGTATGAAACTGTTGGAGGAAAGACACGTACTAGCCACACAACCCCTCTACTCGAAACCATGCCCCCGTTGAAAACGCAAAACCCCACAGATGCTATCCCTCAACCCAGCACCAAGCCCCATAAGGCAATGCATAGCCCCACAGATGCTAAGCCTCAACTCTGCACCAAGCCCCCCAAAACAACACATAACACCACAGATGCTAAGCCTCAACTCCGCACCAAGTCCCCCAAGACGATGCATAACCCCACAGGTGCTGAGCCTCAACTCCGCACCAAGCCCCCCAAAACAACACATAACCCCACAGATGCTAAGCCTCAACTCCGCACCAAGTCCTCCAAGACGATGCTTAACCCCACAGATGCTAAGTCTCAACTCAGCACCAAGCCCCCCAAAACAACACATAACCCCACAGATGCTAAGCCTCAACTCCGCACCAAGTCCTCCAAGACGATGCTTAACCCCACAGATGCTAAGTCTCAACTCAGCACCAAGCcccacaaaacaacacataacCCCACAGATGCTAAGCCTCAACTCCGCACCAAGTCCTCCAAGACGATGCTTAACCCCACAGATGCTAAGTCTCAACTCAGCACCAAGCCCCCCAAGACAATGCATAACCCCACAGACACTATGCCTCAACCCAGCACCATGCCCCCCAAGACGACGGATAGCCCCCCGGACACTATGCCTCAACCCAGCACCATGCCCCCCAATATGACGGATAGCCCCCTGGACACTATACCTCAACCCAGAACCATGCTCCCAATGACAACGTTTTACCCCACAGTTGCTATGCCTCAACCCAGCACTATGCCCCCAATGACAACACATAGCCCCACAGATGCTATGCCTCAACCCAGCATCATGCCCCCCAATATGACGGATAGCCCCCCGGACACTATGCCTCAACCTAGCACCATGCCCCTCAATATGACGGATAGCCCCCCGGACACTATGCCTCAACCCAGCACCATGCTCCCAATGACAATGTATTACCCCACAGTTGCTATGCCTCAAACCAACACCATGTCCCCCATGACAATGTATTACCCCACAGTTGCTATGCCTCAAACCAACACCATGTCCCCCATGACAACACATAATCCTACAGCCCCGATGCTTCAACCCAGCACCATTTTTCAAAGTCCCATGCCCACTATGACAATGTGTCACCCCACCGTTCCTGTGCCTTTTGGCTGGGTCATTCCTTCCATGGCGATGTCTAACTCCATGTCCCCCAGGTCCTCCATCCCTTTCCCCACCCTTACAGTCCCCAATTCTGATATGGACACAATGGAGAAATTGTCATTGGGCCTGGAGGAGTCCAACAGCGATGGAAATGAGTTCTCCAATGTGGACAAAATGCTCACTGATAACTTCCAGGTTTTGTCGGGGGCTCTTCTGATTGACCAGGAAAATGTGTCGCACCAAATGTATGAAACGGTTGAAG AACCCTGTGCCCACCACGTGTCACCCTACATCTCCTGCTCCCGTCGGCTGGTTCATTCCCTCTGTTGCTATGTCTAA
- the LOC117732397 gene encoding proline-rich extensin-like protein EPR1: MDNKELYLSSLDMSLSLCTTIYQMADHAKTNKRKCQQVAQRVKGLEGLLFTIKKKEQGRISETVENVLKELCSTLTSAKTLMEKVSQYNSLSTLTKPKIDVDKFSNVDERLVDNFRALSGFFLIDQGKNPGTMSPMGPSAQMTQANAMPPMMYGPSAQMTQPNAMPPMMYGPSDQMTQPNAMPPMMYGPSAQMTQPNAMPPMMYGPSAQMTQPNAMPPMMYGPSAQMTQPNAMPPMMYGPSAQMTQPNAMPPMMYDPSAQMPQPNAMPPMMYGPSAQMPQPSTMPYMTMYNPATPFPSQSTMPTLTMPYPTTPSPFSSVMPSMGMSNSISPLSSIPFSTLTDHNSDVGMMAPMNVSRQTTPAVPNYGFSLR; encoded by the coding sequence ATGGACAACAAGGAGCTCTACCTGTCCTCACTGGATATGTCCTTGAGCCTATGTACCACCATCTACCAGATGGCTGACCATGCTAAGACCAACAAGAGGAAATGCCAACAAGTCGCCCAGAGAGTCAAAGGACTGGAAGGACTGCTTttcaccataaaaaaaaaagagcagggCAGAATCTCTGAGACTGTGGAGAACGTTCTGAAGGAACTCTGCAGCACTCTGACATCTGCCAAGACGCTGATGGAGAAAGTCTCCCAATATAATTCTCTTTCCACTTTGACGAAGCCCAAGATCGATGTCGACAAGTTCTCCAATGTGGACGAAAGGCTGGTTGATAACTTCCGGGCACTGTCTGGGTTTTTTCTTATTGACCAGGGCAAGAACCCGGGTACCATGTCCCCAATGGGCCCCTCAGCCCAAATGACTCAAGCCAACGCCATGCCCCCCATGATGTATGGCCCCTCAGCCCAAATGACTCAACCCAACGCCATGCCCCCCATGATGTATGGCCCCTCAGACCAAATGACTCAACCCAACGCCATGCCCCCCATGATGTATGGCCCCTCAGCCCAAATGACTCAACCCAACGCCATGCCCCCCATGATGTATGGCCCCTCAGCCCAAATGACTCAACCCAACGCCATGCCCCCCATGATGTATGGCCCCTCAGCCCAAATGACTCAACCCAACGCCATGCCCCCCATGATGTATGGCCCCTCAGCCCAAATGACTCAACCCAACGCCATGCCCCCCATGATGTATGACCCCTCAGCCCAAATGCCTCAACCCAACGCCATGCCCCCCATGATGTATGGCCCCTCAGCCCAAATGCCTCAACCCAGCACCATGCCCTACATGACAATGTATAACCCAGCAACCCCTTTTCCTTCACAGAGCACCATGCCCACTTTGACAATGCCTTACCCCACAACTCCCTCGCCTTTCAGCAGCGTTATGCCCTCCATGGGAATGTCTAACTCCATTTCCCCCTTGTCCTCCATCCCTTTCTCCACCCTAACAGACCATAATTCGGACGTGGGCATGATGGCCCCAATGAATGTTTCAAGACAAACTACACCTGCGGTACCAAACTATGGGTTTTCACTGAGGTGA
- the LOC117732595 gene encoding mixed lineage kinase domain-like protein isoform X3, translating into MDFIEPILGIASEIYSLVEKVKANKKRSRRVCCRVKALDELVRSIKKREPGQTTAEVETALRELSFTLKSAKALIEKYTLAKWVKRFLNAGDHEDEFNSLNERLNDAFQVLSGALQLEQSAVLRQVFEMASREKEDEVDRKEDDAEMQKLLLHYMKEQQEKTDAMQKEMEYIKLNVEKVVAILNKPSITDEDIRMIKPHELKYGYPKKPFMTTPTSEVYKGEYRRFPVAIKRYTDTIDTSLSELREVFKKDVDTMQRFESPNILRMFGICVQDEDGPSPQFLIVMEYCEKGSLRQVLDSEGLSLSWTTKACMCRDAARGLYRLHHTEEKSKVHGCINSNKFLVADGNIVKLGGFELAKTETSLRKLTKNKVSKITRSLSYSSPQMLDDINYINNTACEIYRNRPVGSGNGQKTF; encoded by the exons ATGGACTTCATTGAGCCCATCCTGGGCATTGCCTCAGAGATCTACAGCCTGGTTGAGAAGGTGAAGGCCAACAAGAAGCGCAGCCGGCGCGTTTGTTGCCGAGTCAAAGCCCTGGACGAGCTGGTGAGGTCCATCAAAAAGAGGGAGCCGGGACAAACCACCGCCGAGGTGGAGACGGCCCTCAGGGAACTCTCCTTCACCCTGAAGTCGGCCAAGGCGCTCATCGAGAAGTACACTCTGGCCAAGTGGGTGAAGCGCTTCCTGAATGCCGGCGATCACGAAGACGAGTTCAACAGCTTGAACGAACGCCTCAACGACGCCTTCCAGGTCCTGTCCGGCGCCCTGCAGCTGGAGCAGAGCGCCGTGCTGCGCCAGGTGTTCGAGATGGCCtccagagagaaggaagacGAAGTGGACCGGAAGGAGGACGACGCCGAAATGCAGAAAC TGCTTCTGCACTACATGAAAGAGCAGCAGGAGAAAACAGATGCCATGCAGAAAGAAATGGAATACATCAAACTCAACGTGGAAAAGGTCGTCGCAATCT TGAACAAGCCCAGCATCACTGATGAAGACATCCGGATGATCAAACCACACGAGCTGAAATACGGATACCCCAAAAAGCCCTTCATGACAACACCGACCTCCGAGGTCTACAAAGGAGAGTACCGCCGGTTCCCGGTGGCCATCAAGAGATACACCGACACTATTGACACCAGCCTGAG CGAGTTGCGGGAGGTTTTCAAGAAGGACGTCGACACCATGCAGCGGTTTGAGTCGCCCAACATCCTGCGAATGTTTGGCATCTGTGTGCAGGACGAGGACG GACCCAGCCCTCAGTTCCTCATCGTCATGGAGTACTGCGAGAAGGGAAGTCTCCGTCAGGTTCTGGACTCAGAAGGTCTCAGTCTGTCCTGGACCACGAAAGCTTGTATGTGTCGGGACGCGGCGCGAGGACTCTACCG GCTGCACCACACTGAAGAGAAATCAAAGGTTCACGGATGCATCAACAGCAACAAGTTCCTGGTGGCTGACGGCAACATAGTGAAG ctgGGAGGCTTTGAGCTGGCCAAAACTGAGACGTCGCTGAGGAAGCTGACGAAGAACAAAGTTTCCAAAATTACGAGGTCCCTGAGCTACTCGTCTCCACAGATGCTGGACGACATCAACTACATCAACAACACGGCGTGCGAGATCTACAG GAATCGTCCTGTGGGAAGTGGCAACGGGCAGAAGACCTTTTGA